The Venturia canescens isolate UGA chromosome 4, ASM1945775v1, whole genome shotgun sequence genomic interval CATTGATAATAATCGATCGAATAAATTAATATCAATTAATGTTTGGGTGTTTGAACATTCACGCTGTCTTCACAAACATCATACTATCACGAGTAATTAATCATTTCATGTGTACATTCGAGGATCATGCATTAGCAAAAATGAAATAGAACTATTAGCGCCATGACATTTCCCTTGAAACTCCGTTAGAACTTGAGACAAGTTCATGTATCAAAGTCACCTACCCTTCTTGCTCGAATCTTACTCACGGTTTATTACCAGCTTGCACCTTTTTTCTAAATGGCATAGATTACTACTTGATGTTCTGTGCTGACTCCCTTTGAACTATTagtgattttattttccatcaatgattatagtgaattttctttttttgctaTACATTTGCTCAAGATAAAcgagtgaaatattttttattcattttttctattaacATAAATACTCTGAGTGTTTTCTACCAGTCTATCAATCAAGAAATTGGaagtttgacaattttttagacAGAAAAACGAGATGCttgtaatgaaaattgaaaagaaaaaaaactgaaaattcactGTAttcttctttgatttttttatttacaactCTGATGTTTAATGGTATAAATATTTCGACAACTTCAATGTGTTATTCGTTATTCATTTCAGTTCAATCACCGCCAAGAATAACAAAACAACCGCCCACAGACGAGCTACTCTTTCAAGTAGCTCAACAAAGTCTCAACGAAAACGACAAACCGTTTCTCATAGAGTGCGAGGCCGAGGGTGAACCAGCACCTgagtaagaattttttttatcacttttccATGAGTCAAGATAGTAACTTGGTAACGTTATTGAAAATATGgcaaaaagaaagaatttttGAGATCCCAGGAAGGGATCAATTttctattaaaattattcgaaaaagcCAGTGCAAACAAGTCAGCgtcgaagaaaagaaaatataattttaagcACATTCTTTGATCGATGACTCAACATTCACGGTAATTGTGACTGCATTCAAATAATTAATGCAAACGGTTCGGtttacagagaaaaaaaattacaagattgagctttttttcaaaaaatgggaagagTTTTCGTgccgaaatatcgaaaacccAGTACTGTATTTTTCGCCGGTAATGAATCACGATTTCGTCGAGTCACTGCATCAATTCAAATATTCGCGCAGACGCGGGTTTGGCttcgggagaaaaaaaactaacgGAGAATGTAAATTGAGGAATTTCATTCATAAGAATAACTTTCTAGCCACTGTCTCTCAGTTCACGTTTGACTTTCTTGCACTACAATGAGCAGATAAACTGATCTTAATTACTTCGATGACCTCATGGCCTCAGGGAGATAAAATTACCACTCACGACACATGTGCCCCTCTCGTCGTTACCGTAAAACGAGCTCGAGCTAAGGAGAACTTTGGTAATAATGTTGCCTCAATTGACTACTGAGATGCGAACCCTACGAGCCATTTTTAAGGCTGCACTGGTtattaacgtttttttcactcgattaaaaaattaatttttctcaattaattTTGTCAAGGGATTATAGTTATAACTGAaaaatagaacatttttttattaacattaaaatttttttcaatattcgagagaacgaaaaatgcGACTAAACTGGaaagaagttggaaaaaaattgatttgctaATGACTTTGCAAACGAATGAAGAAGATGAAGCTGAAACTCGAAAGTCTGTTCGAAGTGACATAATGTTCAGTCGACTGGACAATTGAAAAATCCTTGAGCGTTTATTTATGGCTACGAAACTTGTCAATTGGGTGATTTCGTCTCCCTCAGTGTTTCTGCAGCGCTGAATGAAAAGGAGAATtcatagtgaatgaaatatcgTCCTCTTGTGTAAATTGCAGGTACAGATGGATAAAGAACGGGAAGAAATTCGAGTGGCCGGCTTACGACGATCGAATTTCACAACAGCCAGGTCGGGGTACGTTAGTGATAACGAGGGCACGTGATGAGGATTTGGGACAGTATCAGTGTTTCGCTACGAACGAATGGGGAACAGCCACCTCGAATTCGGTATTCTTGAGAAAAGCAGAATTGAACTCGTTCAAAGACGAGGATCCGAAGACTTTGAACGCGGACGAGGGTGAACCCTTCAAGATGACGTGTCAGCCGCCGGATGGTTGGCCAAAGCCGAACGTCTATTGGCTCATCCAAGATGCGGAGGGTAAAATTAAATCGATAAACAATACACGAATGACATTGGATCCAGAGGGAAATCTTTGGTTCAGTAACGTGACCAGAGCCGATGCATCAAATGACTTTTATTACGCTTGTGCGGCAACGTCGTTGTATCGAAAGGAATACAAAGTAGGAAATCGTTTTCAATTAAATGTCGTGTCGACTGGATCGTCGGCAAACCAAAACAAACACGAGCCGGTCAAGCAATACGTCAGCAGGAAGAACGAGGTGGCattgagagggaaaaaaatagaattgtaTTGTATTTACGGTGGTACGCCGTTACCGCAAACGGTGTGGCTCAAAAACGGCGTTCGATTACAACCGACCGATCGAGTTACTCAAGGAAATTATGGCAAGTCTTTGATCATTAAAACGGCTACGTTCGAGGATGAAGGAACCTACACTTGCGAAGCTTCGAACGGTGTTGGTACGGCCAAATCACATTCGATCAATCTCAAAGTTCAAGCTGTTCCGTACTTCACCGTTGAGCCGGAAGTTATAAACGCCGCTGAGGACGAAACCGTCGAATTTCGTTGCGAAGCCCGGGGCTTACCGGAACCGCAAATCAAATGGATACACAACGGCAAACCAATCGCAGAAAGTCCACCGAATCCTCGTAGAAAAGTCTCTAAGAATTCCATcgtgattgaaaaattgacgaaaaccGATACCGGAAACTATGGTTGTAACGCTACCAATGCACTTGGTTACGTTTACAAAGATGTTTATGTCAATGTCTTGGCACTTAAGGCTGAAATCACACAACCTCCCATGGATCTTGCAACCGTTGATCGCGAAGACGTTCGTCTCACCTGTAGAGCTTTCGGTGCTCCGAAGCCGGCTATCAAATGGATTCGCAACGGACAAGAACTCACCGGTGGTCGTTACAAAACGCTCATTACTGGagatttggaaataaaaaatgtcggATTCTTGGACAGTGGTTCTTACACTTGCCATGCTTCTAACAAATTGGGCTCTGACGAAGCCAGTGCTAGTCTCGTTGTAAAGGAACACACTAAAATCACTCACTCGCCCGAGAACTACGAAGTTTCTGCCGGAACTACTGCCACCTTCAGGTTCGTTTcgatttacataaaaaatgaagtaaAATTTCAGGTTGTAGTTCTACAGAATATTACAGGCTCTCAGCAATATTGCTGAGACcacttttcaattgaaaatttctcctGTAAACTTTTCGTGAATAActtgaagattttttatttcaagctcaatgtttatatttattttcagatgCAACGCCGTATCCGATCCAAGTTTACCGTTGACTATTGAATGGTTGAGCAACGGAGAGCCCATAGATACGGAGGCTGAACCAAGATTCCAACAGGCATTGGACGATCATTCGCTTTCGATAACGAAAACTACGGAATTAGATTCAGGAATTTACACGTGTCGAGCTTACACCGAACTCGATGAAGCTAGGGCCCAGGCTACGCTCACGGTCCAGGACGTGCCAAACGCTCCGGTACTTCTGGAAACCACGTGCTATTCGAATGAAGCCAAAATTCGTTGGTCTCCCATGGGAGATAACCGAGCTCCGATTTTGCGATATACCGCTCAATACAATACCTCTTTTACTCCAGACGCTTGGGAAGTAGCGGCTGAACACATACCGGCTACAGAACAAACTTACATTATTCCCATGTCACCGTGGGCCAATTACACTTTCCGCGTTTTGGCGTGGAATAAAATAGGTAATTTCAGTATTCAATAATCGATCAAAagtaaatttaaataaatttaaaccGTTTTCCATTTCTGgagtaatgaaaatataagTGGAAAAAGCAGCGATCGGATTCCTTTTACATTCGTGACCAAAATAACCTGCTGAACTATTTTCTCGCAGGACCATCCGTGGCGTCAAGTCATGGAACTGTATGTACGACCCAGCCAGACGTGCCATACAAAAATCCCGGCAACGTGATGGGTAACGGCACCGATCCGCAAAACATAGTGATAAGCTGGACAGTGATGCCTCAAATAGAGCACAACGCACCGAAGTTTTTGTACAGAGTTACATATAGACGTGACATACCGGGAGAGCCTTGGGTGCAAGAGGAAATTCACGATTGGAAAGTGCATCGATTGCAAATTGACAATCAACCAACTTATCAGCGATATCAGATAAAAGTAGTCGCGATAAACGAGAAGGGAGAATCGTCAGCGGTGCCGCAAGTGGTGATCGGCTATTCCGGCGAGGATCAGCCGACCCAGGCGCCAAATAATTTCACTCTCATTAAAGTCGTTTCAAGCACTAGCGCCGAGTTGTCCTGGAACCCCGTTCCCGAAAGTTCCGTTCGAGGTGAATTACGTGGTTATAGAATACAAACGTGGatcgagagagacggtgaagAAGGAATGCGCGAAGTCACCGTTGGAAATCGAACACGCGCTGTTATCGACAAATTCGTTCCGTACAGCAAAAATTACGTTCGCGTTCTCGCTTTCAACGGACGCTACAACGGTCCACCCTCCGAAGTTTTGAGCTTCAACACGCCCGAAGGAAAACCCGGAACGATTCTTAGTCTCGATGCATTCCCCATCGGCTCGAGCGCTCTCTGGCTCAAATGGACCAGGCCCGCCGAAACCAACGGTATTCTCACCGGATATCGCGTTTATTATCAAATCGTCAATGGCACTGCTCTCGGACCTCTTCTCGAAAGACAACCTCACGTTCTCAATCCCGAAGCAACTAGCGCCAAATTGGCTAGTTTGGCGCCAAACACTAATTACCGGATCCACGTCAAAGCTACCACGAGAATTGACGAAGGCGATGAGTGAGTTTTCATCGTATAAACTTTGCTTTTTTACTTTGGTCCTCGTATCTCTTAgatcatttaaaattttattttataaatttagtTTTATCAACGATTGTGCTTATCAAATTTCGTCAATGCaacacatttttcatattcatgaTCGAAAATATCATCCAAAAGTTGGAATTGATTCACGAATCTGAGGAAATTAACGATAAACAAGAAAATTAGTTTTATGTCAACAAAAACTCTGATTCGGTACGAAATCATCAAACATTTTGACTCGTACTTTTCTTCTAATGATTTCTAACGTCATTTTCCCTTTcatgatttacaatacatttttctttcaaaacttTAATACTGAGATATTCAATGTCCTTAATCGTGGTTTGTCACAATCGTGCAGCTTCTACATCGAGCAACGTACGAGACACTCGCAAAAACCAGACATGCCTCATTTCACGTGGGAGACATTCCCGAAAGAAAACGGTTATTCTAATATTAAGGTGATATGGATACCAAATTTGAACGGTTATCCAGGCAGTCACTTTTACGCTAAATACAAGCTCAAGGGTGAAACAATATTCCGGGAAACCGATCCTGAATTCCAGTCGAACGAGCTCGAGGTTTGTAGATTTCCACTATTGTCAATAATATTTCCATTTCGATATAATATACACAGAAATGTTCAAGAATAAAGTTTtattaaacgatttttttcttagaTCCGAGGTCTTCAAAGTGGCGAGGTTTATGTCGTGAGCGTTGTCGCCGTTGACGGAAATCATCTGACGGAGAGTAAGCCGCAAGAAGTTGAAACGAGCAGCGAAGGCCCGATTATTCAGCCGAAGGAGAATTACGCTACCGCCGGATGGTTCATAGGTGATTCATACATTTTATTGTTCAATCGAATTCTACGAGTCAAGCGCCACGACTTTGAGAGTTACTGTCGTTTATTTAAGtctattacaattttttaatatcttttATCTTTCCTCGATTATtcgataaatttattattcggcTGTGGGATTTTCTTGGTGGTtcctgaaagaaaaaaatacattatttgtAATATTCTTCCAGCGTAAATTTTCCTCTCACTGTTAttggttttttctctctttgtaaaaacttcaattcaaatatttatttatgctaaatattttcaatggaaagcTGTTTCTGAATGAGCGTTTCacatgataaataatttacgaAAGAAGGTTTGCAATGTTACTGATCTTTGGACAcgttgatttcaattttttttctgattttacaGGGATGATGTTGGCCATTGCTTTTCTGCTAGTCGTGCTGATAATAGTTTGCGTGATAAAACGCAATCGTGGGGGTAAATACGCGGTGCACGAACGCGAGCTCGCTGCTGGTCGCGGCGACTATCCGGATGAGGGTGGTTTCCACGAATATTCGCAACCACTCGATACGAAATCGGCGGGTGGTCGGGCGTCTCTCGCCTCATCATCGCATCACGATGGTAAACATCCTGAATCTGATACGGACTCGATGGCCGAATACGGCGAGGGCGATACCGGTAAGCTTgcgtttcaaattttttttttttcatttctcattttcaccaCGTACGCACATTTTCCAATCACTCAATTCACTGTCTCGGAAAAAGTGATGGTCTGCAGTCCATCATGACAATCATAGGAACGAAGAAAcgacagaaaatattttccatattGTCCATAAACtcaatttcaatttaaatATGGACAATGGTTAATGGTTGTATCTagtgattttttgagaaaatattaaaTCATGAAAGTAGTGTCTATCACGCTAAAAATTAGCGCATAAAATTTGAACTCCGAAAAATATGCACGTTCTCGCTCAAGTCCTTTAAACCGATATGATTTTCACAGTCGTTTCCACGTTCCAATGTGCCACGCTGATTTGTACTATGAATttcactataaaatttatttcataattcTTGTCGTGTAGACCAATCGATTATTAGCAAGTAGAATAGCACCTGCTTGTGTGTATTTTTGTGTACATATTCGTGTCAAAGTTCAGTCGTAGAAATTTACCACTCCAATTTCCCAAAGTCCTCTCATTTTCGTCGATgaatttcccaatttttatttaaatcctCGATTCTTTCATTTATTCAGTACTATTTAATTCGTGAACTCAATCCAATTCCATTCTCTGCTTTCCTGTAAGCAGTTCTCGGAatatagatttttatttgtcaTAATTCACTTATTCCGATGAATTTTCGGTTGATTCGTTAGCACTTTTATCTCCACTAAATCATTAATCTCAGcattttcaatcatttattCATCAAGACGACGAAACACATGCaatatttttacgtttttttgtttctactctacacattttttattattcgctttatttgttttttttttttttttttcgttacgtttgaaaaatgtaaaaaaaaacagagggTATGAACGAGGATGGCTCATTCATCGGTCAGTATGGCCGACAGAGGAAACCGGAGCCCAATTCTCAGGCATTTGCGACCCTGGTCTAAGGTAAGTAAAACAATGAACTCTTTTTCTCACGTTTTGTGATTGTTTTGATGTTGGTTATTGTTCAATGCCAATTATTCAACGCTTATCCCGTAGATCCTTTTGAACCaatagaaatttcaatcatcgaAATTTTCGTTACAGAAACGAGGTAAAACGAGTTTTCGTTATGACCATGAAATATTAACctttctctcgaaatttcgattcaaccgttgaaaactcgttttttttttcctcgtttctgTTTGAGAACGAATCATTAAAGTGCGCTTGGTTGTTTAAAAATTTGCAGGTCGTTTTACCGAGGACGGTTCTTTCATCGGGCAGTACGGTCCAAAAGGAAGACCAGAGGAAACGCCAACGATTCCAACCGGGACGATGGCAACGTACGTGTAAAGTCGCCGTGTATAAAACATTTCACTAATTCAATCGTACGCAACGTcgttatagttttttttatcgatttttttttttaccaacgttaaagggaaaaaaaactttgactcCGTCGTACTAACATGACGAGCCACACACAATCCTTGCCTgccaaaaaaagaaagaaaaaaaaacagaacaaaaaagcagccgctaaattctcaaatttgcgcCGGGAGCGCAACGTCCAACACTCTTTACTGCCacttagaattttttttcttttcttcgtctTTTTGGGTTTTATCGATTACCTGATATCGTTCGACTGACTTGCAAATGGAATGATGCATTTTTACGCATGTTATTATTGATGATaaacgaatataaaaaatgcgtgatgGAGTTATTGTGCATGCAAAGAATTTTTGTCCAATGTTTTTCTGAAACTTCCTTCagtattaaaatgaaaaaaaaaaaaattcacgataaACGTTTGTACGCTATTTTTGCAATTCTTTCGTATTATTTTACATGTAATTTCACGTGCTAATGATTCTCGTTAATTGAAAAACCCAAAGACGATACGTTAGGTGTTCCGTAGTCGGCAAAGCTAATCTACGGAATAATAGTTGTAGAaattgagagagaaaaaaacgaagtacgaaaaattgggaggagcaacaaaaaaatcataaaaaattggagaaaaataaataaaaatatatgaatatcGTCGCGTCGCCAGCAAAATTTTGAACGGGCCAGAAATTGGGCTTTAATCGCCGGGTGTATTACAGGGTTTGAGAGTTACGTTTGTATTGttcatttcaaatattctATGAAGATCAAAGCGCGATTGTTCTTGGGCGATCTTCAGAATTTATTTCTCCAAACATATGAAGGTGAAATGAAATTCGAAAGAAGAAATTGTGCAAGCTCAGAGTTCGAAAGTACTATGCGAAATAGTAGAAGATGAATGAAGTTCAATTTTGCATCGTTAGACTGTACCGAAATTccactttctttttcttcatcgttaGAATTTGTTAGGCAAATATTAGCCATGAATTTTTgtgtcaaaattttctttaagcCTTcgcattggaaaatcaaaaaatcaattgtaaACAAATGGacggaaaaatgaaagaacgcGAATTTCCGTTGCAATCGGACGATGCAACCTTCGATTAACATATTCAAAAAAAGCCCGAATATCTGGCCTCGACTGAACGTAAACGTTTAATTATACACTCAcacttatatataaatatatatatatataaacatacatctattcaatacgagatttcgaagagaaagaaaaataatggctGAAAAAAGACAAGCAAATAATTCTCGAATAGATCGAATATTCGCAAATATTTTTACTCTGCAGACTGCGGGccaagaaagaaaacaaataacaCATTTATGACGTAAAATAGAGAAATGATTTTACGTCGACATGgatgaggggaaaaaaaccagCGAGGAGGGCATATTCGACAATTGATATTAAATAAGAGAAATTATTGAGAAAAGTAAGTAAGGAGcgaaaggaaagaaagaaagaaagagagaaaacggaACAAGGCCTCTAACTGTTGCTTTTTGTATGTGAGACACGCTTTAgctaaaaaatacaaaataaagaagaaaaaaaaggaggggGAAAAAACGCATACGTAACGGAAAAGAAAagacgaatgtttttttctttgtcttcTTTACGTTCGATTATTCGTTTGGCGATTGACTTTCATTATTATCATtgtattatgattattttttttcctctagcACACCTTAATGAGCGTAGATTTACCACACATGACTATTTAATATATTAAAGCATTAAATATATGgagatattatatatatatatatatatatatattaattattaattagtGTTAGAATTCCGAAGGAATGCGATGACACAAGAGCAGCTATTATTAATAATCATTATGTCGCATTTCTGTAATGAAATGTTTTGCGATGAACGTTAAGgtattgaaaaacaaacggaatgatgaaaaaaaattgagtcaaAAGAAGGGAAGCAATGGCACGTCGCACAGGAATAATCGTGAAACAAAAATACCGCCGTATaaaaaacagaacaaaaaatataataaattcaaattaCT includes:
- the Nrg gene encoding neuroglian isoform X1, whose product is MRCSLFIIAAFALHASASIRIPDFTEVQSPPRITKQPPTDELLFQVAQQSLNENDKPFLIECEAEGEPAPEYRWIKNGKKFEWPAYDDRISQQPGRGTLVITRARDEDLGQYQCFATNEWGTATSNSVFLRKAELNSFKDEDPKTLNADEGEPFKMTCQPPDGWPKPNVYWLIQDAEGKIKSINNTRMTLDPEGNLWFSNVTRADASNDFYYACAATSLYRKEYKVGNRFQLNVVSTGSSANQNKHEPVKQYVSRKNEVALRGKKIELYCIYGGTPLPQTVWLKNGVRLQPTDRVTQGNYGKSLIIKTATFEDEGTYTCEASNGVGTAKSHSINLKVQAVPYFTVEPEVINAAEDETVEFRCEARGLPEPQIKWIHNGKPIAESPPNPRRKVSKNSIVIEKLTKTDTGNYGCNATNALGYVYKDVYVNVLALKAEITQPPMDLATVDREDVRLTCRAFGAPKPAIKWIRNGQELTGGRYKTLITGDLEIKNVGFLDSGSYTCHASNKLGSDEASASLVVKEHTKITHSPENYEVSAGTTATFRCNAVSDPSLPLTIEWLSNGEPIDTEAEPRFQQALDDHSLSITKTTELDSGIYTCRAYTELDEARAQATLTVQDVPNAPVLLETTCYSNEAKIRWSPMGDNRAPILRYTAQYNTSFTPDAWEVAAEHIPATEQTYIIPMSPWANYTFRVLAWNKIGPSVASSHGTVCTTQPDVPYKNPGNVMGNGTDPQNIVISWTVMPQIEHNAPKFLYRVTYRRDIPGEPWVQEEIHDWKVHRLQIDNQPTYQRYQIKVVAINEKGESSAVPQVVIGYSGEDQPTQAPNNFTLIKVVSSTSAELSWNPVPESSVRGELRGYRIQTWIERDGEEGMREVTVGNRTRAVIDKFVPYSKNYVRVLAFNGRYNGPPSEVLSFNTPEGKPGTILSLDAFPIGSSALWLKWTRPAETNGILTGYRVYYQIVNGTALGPLLERQPHVLNPEATSAKLASLAPNTNYRIHVKATTRIDEGDDFYIEQRTRHSQKPDMPHFTWETFPKENGYSNIKVIWIPNLNGYPGSHFYAKYKLKGETIFRETDPEFQSNELEIRGLQSGEVYVVSVVAVDGNHLTESKPQEVETSSEGPIIQPKENYATAGWFIGMMLAIAFLLVVLIIVCVIKRNRGGKYAVHERELAAGRGDYPDEGGFHEYSQPLDTKSAGGRASLASSSHHDGKHPESDTDSMAEYGEGDTEGMNEDGSFIGQYGRQRKPEPNSQAFATLV
- the Nrg gene encoding neuroglian isoform X2, translated to MRCSLFIIAAFALHASASIQSPPRITKQPPTDELLFQVAQQSLNENDKPFLIECEAEGEPAPEYRWIKNGKKFEWPAYDDRISQQPGRGTLVITRARDEDLGQYQCFATNEWGTATSNSVFLRKAELNSFKDEDPKTLNADEGEPFKMTCQPPDGWPKPNVYWLIQDAEGKIKSINNTRMTLDPEGNLWFSNVTRADASNDFYYACAATSLYRKEYKVGNRFQLNVVSTGSSANQNKHEPVKQYVSRKNEVALRGKKIELYCIYGGTPLPQTVWLKNGVRLQPTDRVTQGNYGKSLIIKTATFEDEGTYTCEASNGVGTAKSHSINLKVQAVPYFTVEPEVINAAEDETVEFRCEARGLPEPQIKWIHNGKPIAESPPNPRRKVSKNSIVIEKLTKTDTGNYGCNATNALGYVYKDVYVNVLALKAEITQPPMDLATVDREDVRLTCRAFGAPKPAIKWIRNGQELTGGRYKTLITGDLEIKNVGFLDSGSYTCHASNKLGSDEASASLVVKEHTKITHSPENYEVSAGTTATFRCNAVSDPSLPLTIEWLSNGEPIDTEAEPRFQQALDDHSLSITKTTELDSGIYTCRAYTELDEARAQATLTVQDVPNAPVLLETTCYSNEAKIRWSPMGDNRAPILRYTAQYNTSFTPDAWEVAAEHIPATEQTYIIPMSPWANYTFRVLAWNKIGPSVASSHGTVCTTQPDVPYKNPGNVMGNGTDPQNIVISWTVMPQIEHNAPKFLYRVTYRRDIPGEPWVQEEIHDWKVHRLQIDNQPTYQRYQIKVVAINEKGESSAVPQVVIGYSGEDQPTQAPNNFTLIKVVSSTSAELSWNPVPESSVRGELRGYRIQTWIERDGEEGMREVTVGNRTRAVIDKFVPYSKNYVRVLAFNGRYNGPPSEVLSFNTPEGKPGTILSLDAFPIGSSALWLKWTRPAETNGILTGYRVYYQIVNGTALGPLLERQPHVLNPEATSAKLASLAPNTNYRIHVKATTRIDEGDDFYIEQRTRHSQKPDMPHFTWETFPKENGYSNIKVIWIPNLNGYPGSHFYAKYKLKGETIFRETDPEFQSNELEIRGLQSGEVYVVSVVAVDGNHLTESKPQEVETSSEGPIIQPKENYATAGWFIGMMLAIAFLLVVLIIVCVIKRNRGGKYAVHERELAAGRGDYPDEGGFHEYSQPLDTKSAGGRASLASSSHHDGKHPESDTDSMAEYGEGDTEGMNEDGSFIGQYGRQRKPEPNSQAFATLV